In one Nicotiana tomentosiformis chromosome 6, ASM39032v3, whole genome shotgun sequence genomic region, the following are encoded:
- the LOC138894700 gene encoding uncharacterized protein has translation MARPYNEIQILLNNFTANNNNWPADGKPRRALKQEAPGVIELDDFSAMRADIARLENQMNKITLHQAQQMQHVQKMSTCYEFCGEGHTSDICPVNPESIYYNIKPQANYNHPPQPPQQSEESLTDIMKKLLIDNQKVMAENQQLRIEFRNLERQFGQMANNQNTRPVGAPSSDTEKNPQVNTVMLRNGRELVEVPKKKKEEFGLEEERVPKNIEVDKRNKIKSEKISGRVPPPFPQRLSKKNDDNMFHKFLDMLKQIHLSIPLVDMLCEVQKYEKYIKDIVANKRRLTEFKTSALTEECTSKIKHKLPQKLKDPARFTIPVRIAEIDVGSLV, from the exons atggcaagaccgtataatGAGATCCAGATCCTGCTAAACAATTTCActgctaataataataattggccaGCAGATGGGAAACCACGAAGAGCGCTTAAACAAGAGGCACCAGGTGTGATcgagcttgatgatttctcagccATGAGGGCAGATATAGCGAGATTAGAAAATCAGATGAATAAGATTACACTGCACCAAGCACAACAGATGCAGCATGTGCAAAAGATGTCTACTTGCTACGAGTTTTGTGGTGAAGGTCACACAAGTGACATATGCCCCGTGAATCCTGAATCCATCTACTAC AACATCAAGCCTCAAGCGAATTATAATCATCCACCTCAACCTCCACAGCAATCAGAAGAGAGTTTGACTGACATTATGAAAAAGCTCTTGATAGACAATCAGAAAGTTATGGCTGAGAATCAACAATTGCGCATAGAGTTTAgaaatctagagaggcagtttggGCAAATGGCTAAcaatcaaaatactagacctgtTGGAGCTCCCTCAAGTGATACAGAGAAAAATCCTCAAGTCAATACAGTGATGTTGAGAAATGGGAGAGAGTTAGTAGAAGTGcctaagaagaaaaaggaagagtttgggctcgaagaagaaagagtgcCAAAAAATATAGAGGTAGATAAGAGAAACAAAATAAAGTCTGAGAAAATATCAGGGAGGGTGCCTCCTCCTTTTCCTCAAAGACTGagtaagaagaatgatgacaatATGTTTCACAAATTTTTAGATATGCTAAAGCAGATACACTTGAGCATCCCTTTGGTGGACATGCTCTGTGAGGtccaaaaatatgaaaaatatattaaggATATAGTGGCAAATAAGAGGAGGTTAACTGAATTTAAGACCAgcgcacttactgaggagtgcacttccaAGATTAAACATAAGCTTccacaaaagcttaaggatccggcTAGATTTACCATCCCCGTGAGGATTGCTGAAATTGATGTTGGTAGCCTTGTGTGA